The following nucleotide sequence is from Candidatus Obscuribacterales bacterium.
AGAACGGTTGGCCGCTGCTGGGCGATCCGTTCAGATAGGGTGTCGGCAAGGGTTGCTAGCCATGGAGTGCGATCGCTGTCGTTGAGAGGTTGCCCTCGCCGCATTTTCTCAATATTGGCGGCTGGGTGAAAATCATCGGCGTCGAGAAATTCCCAGTTGAGGACATCGGACAACACTTGGCCGATGGTCGTCTTGCCTGAGCCCGATACACCCATGATCAGTACTATGGTAGTCATTGAGAAACATGATAGGGTTTCCCTAGAGGAGGTTAACACAAAAGCTAACACTGTGACGTTATGCTCTACCTCCATGGGAGCTGA
It contains:
- a CDS encoding AAA family ATPase, with translation MGVSGSGKTTIGQVLSDVLNWEFLDADDFHPAANIEKMRRGQPLNDSDRTPWLATLADTLSERIAQQRPTVL